A section of the Cololabis saira isolate AMF1-May2022 chromosome 16, fColSai1.1, whole genome shotgun sequence genome encodes:
- the LOC133462486 gene encoding LOW QUALITY PROTEIN: C-C chemokine receptor type 6-like (The sequence of the model RefSeq protein was modified relative to this genomic sequence to represent the inferred CDS: deleted 2 bases in 1 codon), giving the protein MENGTEDYDMTWPTDDPNELCDISPVPAMFSAQTCIHSIICSAENLIGNILVIATYAFYKRTKTMTDVYLLNVALADLIFVVALPLIVYNEQEGWSMGVVACKILRSAYSINLYSGTLLLACISCDRYVAIVQARRSFGSRSHSLTYSRLVCSAVWVLAGVLTLPTLIFTKVFDEKDVNDETVTATCLMHFSSEDTAVLIKLLVPSFQMAVGFLLPLLVMAFCYSCIAHTLLRAQSSERHKALRVVVAVVVVFIACHLPYNVALLLHTMSLFKQRDCAAERIKVQALEISRSVAYLHCCLNPILYAFIGVKFRSHFLQIISDLWCFGKRFVSSSRSSCGASDVCTSGWKIPEGSNMSSFSA; this is encoded by the exons ATGGAGAATGGAACTGAAGACTATGATATGACCTGGCCTACAGATGACCCAAATGAACTGTGCGACATCAGTCCCGTCCCTGCAATGTTCTCCGCCCAAACCTGCATCCACTCCATCATCTGTTCGGCA GAGAATCTGATCGGCAACATTCTCGTCATTGCCACCTACGCCTTCTACAAGAGAACCAAGACCATGACGGACGTCTATCTCCTCAACGTGGCTTTGGCAGACTTGATTTTCGTGGTGGCTCTGCCACTCATTGTATACAATGAGCAGGAAGGCTGGTCCATGGGTGTCGTGGCTTGCAAGATCCTACGCTCGGCCTACAGCATCAACCTTTACAGCGGAACGTTGCTGCTCGCTTGTATCAGCTGCGATCGTTATGTCGCCATCGTTCAGGCTCGACGCTCCTTCGGTTCTCGCTCCCACTCCCTGACCTACAGTCGTCTCGTCTGCTCAGCAGTTTGGGTGTTGGCAGGGGTTTTAACTCTGCCTACGCTCATCTTCACTAAGGTCTTTGATGAAAAAGATGTCAACGATGAGACTGTCACGGCGACTTGTCTGATGCATTTCAGCTCTGAGGACACAGCGGTGTTAATAAAGTTGCTGGTGCCGAGCTTTCAGATGGCCGTCGGCTTCCTCCTGCCGCTGTTGGTGATGGCGTTCTGCTACTCGTGCATCGCGCACACCCTGCTGAGAGCTCAGAGCAGCGAGAGGCACAAGGCCCTCCGCGTGGTGGTGGCTGTTGTCGTGGTTTTCATTGCCTGCCATCTTCCCTACAATGTGGCTCTGCTGCTTCACACCATGTCTCTCTTCAAGCAGAGAGACTGTGCAGCTGAGAGGATCAAAGTCCAAGCTCTGGAGATTTCCCGGAGCGTGGCCTACCTTCACTGCTGTCTCAATCCCATCCTCTACGCCTTCATCGGAGTCAAGTTCAGGAGCCACTTCCTGCAGATAATATCAGATCTGTGGTGCTTTGGCAAGAGGTTTGTCTCCTCCTCTCGTTCTTCGTGTGGGGCTTCTGACGTTTGCACCTCGGGCTGGAAGATCCCAGAAGGCTCCAACATGTCGTCCTTCAGTGCGTGA